The sequence ACTCGGTGACTTCGACCGCCGGGGGCGAGGCGGCGCTCACGCCGTGCTCCCCTCCGCGAGCAGGGGGACGGCGGCGCCCGCACGCGTCGTCGGCGCCTCCCGCGCGAGGGCGGCGAGGCTCACCTCGCCGAGGAGGTCGCGGGCCCGCTCCTCCAGCGTGCGCCACAGCGCGGGGAGACCGGCGGCGGGCCCGGGATAGGCGAGGTGGCCGGGCGCGTCGCCGCGTACGGTCAGGACCTCGCCGTCCACGGCGCGCACCACGTCGAGGAGGCTGATCTCCTCGGCGGGCCGGCCGAGCCAGTAGCCGCCCTCGCAGCCGCGCTGGCTGCGCACGAGCCCGGCGCGGCGCAGCTCGCCGACGACGGACTTGAGGAAGCGGAACGGAATGCCCTGCGAGGAGGCCATCGCCTCGCAGGTCAGCGGGTGTTCGGGGTGGGAGGCGAGTTCGGCGAGGGCTCGCGCGGCGTAGTCCGCCTTCGCGGAGATATGCATGACCCCATAATGCACGGCCGCCGCGCGCCCCGGCCCCGAACGGGGCAGCCGTCCGGCCCTCGCGGCGATTGTTGCCGCAGGTGAACAGCATTGGACACCTCTTGACATCTTTTCTCGCGCGGCCCTAGCTTCCGGGCCATGAGCGAGCAGTCGACCAGCCCCGGCGAGACCGTTCCCGGCGAGACGACTCCGGGCGGGGCCACCCCGTGCGGGACGAGTCCGGGCGAGACGATCGCGGGCGAGGGCTTCCACCCGCACCTGCACGAGCAACCCCCGGGCCCAGTAACGCCGTTGCGCACCCGCCTGCACCACATCCGCGCCGACGCGCTCGACGGCGACACCGCGCAGACCGGCGGGATGCGGCGGTTCGCGGCGGTGAGCGGCCGGGCCGTCGGCTCGGAGAAGCTGTGGATGGGCCAGACCCACGTGGCCCCCTCGACCGCGAGTTCCGACCACCACCACGGCGCCTCGGAGACCGCGATCTACGTGGTGTCCGGGCACCCTGAGTTCGTGTTCCTCGACGACGCGGGCGAGACCCCGGAGGAGGTGCGGCTGCGCACGTCTCCGGGCGACTACATCTTCGTGCCGCCCTACGTGCCCCACCGCGAGGAGAACCCCGACCCGGAGGCGGAGGCCGTCGTCGTCATCGCGCGCAGCACGCAGGAGGCCGTCGTCGTCAACCTCCCGGGCCTGTACGCGCTTCCGGCGA comes from Streptomyces sp. Tu6071 and encodes:
- a CDS encoding RrF2 family transcriptional regulator; translation: MHISAKADYAARALAELASHPEHPLTCEAMASSQGIPFRFLKSVVGELRRAGLVRSQRGCEGGYWLGRPAEEISLLDVVRAVDGEVLTVRGDAPGHLAYPGPAAGLPALWRTLEERARDLLGEVSLAALAREAPTTRAGAAVPLLAEGSTA
- a CDS encoding cupin domain-containing protein, yielding MSEQSTSPGETVPGETTPGGATPCGTSPGETIAGEGFHPHLHEQPPGPVTPLRTRLHHIRADALDGDTAQTGGMRRFAAVSGRAVGSEKLWMGQTHVAPSTASSDHHHGASETAIYVVSGHPEFVFLDDAGETPEEVRLRTSPGDYIFVPPYVPHREENPDPEAEAVVVIARSTQEAVVVNLPGLYALPATPE